One region of Flavobacterium sp. KACC 22763 genomic DNA includes:
- a CDS encoding outer membrane beta-barrel protein — translation MKKYHLLVVFFFFSLAMSAQSSQSFLLNLYGGYTFSDRVDFDSSYGKVEDGFEYGIGLEYFIMDNASIELKYNRLDTHMPLYTKIPLNNGNIPAGSQVNVGDDKGAINYILADYTYYFGSSSQKALPFLGAGLGVAILETPKSGSGTYFAWEIKGGVKVKTNSPLSINLHAYLQSMSAAVGYDYYWDYYWGPVAVTDYASTFQFGLGASLSYDFSK, via the coding sequence ATGAAAAAGTATCATTTATTAGTTGTCTTTTTTTTCTTTTCACTGGCAATGTCAGCACAAAGCAGCCAGTCATTTTTGCTTAATCTGTACGGAGGGTATACTTTTTCCGACAGAGTAGATTTCGATTCCTCTTATGGAAAGGTTGAAGATGGTTTTGAATATGGTATAGGTTTGGAATATTTTATAATGGATAATGCATCTATAGAATTAAAATATAACAGACTTGATACACACATGCCTCTGTATACAAAAATACCTTTAAACAATGGAAATATTCCCGCTGGATCTCAGGTTAATGTTGGAGATGATAAAGGTGCTATCAACTATATACTAGCTGACTATACTTATTATTTCGGTTCAAGTTCACAAAAGGCGCTTCCTTTTCTAGGTGCAGGTTTAGGAGTAGCAATTCTTGAAACACCTAAAAGCGGTAGCGGAACGTATTTCGCTTGGGAGATTAAAGGTGGTGTGAAAGTAAAAACAAATTCACCATTGTCAATTAATCTTCATGCTTACTTGCAATCTATGTCGGCAGCTGTTGGATATGACTATTACTGGGATTACTATTGGGGACCAGTGGCAGTAACTGATTATGCATCAACATTTCAGTTTGGGCTAGGCGCTTCGTTGAGCTACGATTTCAGCAAATAA
- a CDS encoding RagB/SusD family nutrient uptake outer membrane protein — MKKYIKNSISRLVPFVLLAALSSSCSKDFLEADPLSFYEPETTFSTEAGLQATLALCDKQLRNNYIHFGYSGVSVPIGTEYLFSDMAQYGKTDTGSNIADYANTIVPTGDYRRDAGGEHIYLGFLWTEAYTGIKNANTVLTYIDKVTTLSEDIKRKYIGQAYFHRAYRYLNLVYEFGDIPLITKILEVPKQSYYSTKKEAIIEMITADMEKAVEWVPEQAKIGYVGMISKGACRQLLIKCYLASGKFAEAEAQANILINQSGYSLVQGNLGIFDPGGNPTAWPITRNVIWDLHRPENKVIGSNTEAILVAPNGGAQSFLAFSSMRIFGPNWNDANLITPDGKTAAPRFPSNDKNNYNAKYDYQRAIGRGIGTISGSYYSQHPMWVVNGVEDKVDLRHNSTVGNWVNMEDLKYAPGAGGSATWAGQNFRMKDATGKLLAQDSIRDWFDFPHYKIFYHDVVAEANPAANDFQGATAGASAHMYIYRLAETYLLRAEARFYQGNVSGAAQDVNVVRARAKASRMYTTVTIGDICAERGRELYMEEWRNVELKRISHCLALSGKADEWGNTYNKDTWDKQSGKDATGGSYWWQRIVHYTLYNKYPAGISLKPGVKFYSMDKRNNYWPIPYRLAIEPNIKGQLSQNFGYDGYDAGVKVWDKWQDAVEDESKI, encoded by the coding sequence ATGAAAAAATATATAAAAAATAGCATTTCAAGACTAGTGCCTTTTGTATTATTGGCAGCGCTTTCTAGTTCTTGTTCAAAAGATTTTCTGGAAGCAGATCCGCTTTCGTTCTACGAACCAGAAACTACATTTTCTACAGAAGCTGGGTTGCAGGCAACTTTAGCATTGTGCGATAAACAATTGCGTAATAACTATATTCACTTTGGTTATTCTGGTGTTAGCGTACCAATTGGAACAGAGTATCTTTTCTCTGATATGGCGCAATATGGAAAAACAGATACAGGAAGTAATATTGCTGATTATGCCAATACCATCGTTCCTACTGGAGATTACAGAAGAGATGCGGGTGGAGAACATATTTATCTTGGATTCCTTTGGACTGAAGCTTATACAGGTATTAAAAATGCAAATACGGTGTTGACCTACATTGACAAAGTAACAACTTTATCAGAAGATATTAAACGTAAATATATCGGACAGGCTTATTTTCATAGAGCATATCGTTATCTAAACTTAGTGTATGAATTTGGAGATATACCCTTGATTACTAAAATTTTGGAAGTACCTAAGCAGAGCTATTATTCTACTAAAAAAGAAGCCATTATTGAAATGATTACAGCTGATATGGAGAAAGCTGTAGAATGGGTGCCAGAACAAGCAAAAATTGGTTATGTAGGTATGATTAGCAAAGGTGCTTGCCGTCAGCTGCTGATTAAATGTTATTTAGCATCAGGCAAATTTGCAGAAGCTGAAGCGCAAGCCAATATTTTGATCAATCAATCAGGCTATTCTTTAGTACAAGGAAATTTAGGAATTTTTGATCCGGGAGGAAATCCTACTGCATGGCCTATTACAAGAAATGTAATTTGGGATTTGCACAGGCCAGAAAATAAAGTAATTGGTTCTAATACAGAAGCTATCTTGGTAGCACCAAATGGAGGAGCTCAATCGTTTTTAGCATTTTCTTCTATGAGAATTTTTGGTCCAAACTGGAATGATGCCAACTTAATTACCCCTGACGGAAAAACAGCAGCGCCTCGTTTTCCATCGAATGATAAAAACAATTATAATGCAAAGTATGATTACCAAAGAGCAATCGGTCGTGGTATTGGTACAATTAGTGGTTCTTACTATTCACAGCATCCTATGTGGGTTGTTAATGGTGTTGAAGACAAGGTTGATCTTAGACATAACAGCACTGTTGGTAACTGGGTAAATATGGAAGATCTTAAATATGCTCCTGGAGCTGGCGGAAGCGCTACTTGGGCTGGACAAAATTTTAGAATGAAAGATGCTACGGGGAAATTGTTAGCACAAGATTCTATTCGTGACTGGTTTGATTTTCCTCATTACAAAATCTTTTATCATGATGTTGTGGCCGAAGCCAATCCGGCAGCAAATGACTTTCAAGGTGCTACTGCAGGAGCAAGTGCACATATGTATATCTATCGTTTAGCAGAAACTTATTTATTACGTGCTGAAGCTCGTTTTTATCAAGGTAATGTTTCTGGAGCAGCTCAAGATGTGAATGTAGTAAGAGCTAGAGCAAAAGCTTCAAGAATGTATACCACAGTAACAATTGGTGATATTTGCGCAGAAAGAGGACGAGAGCTTTATATGGAAGAATGGAGAAATGTAGAGTTAAAACGTATCTCACACTGTTTAGCTCTAAGCGGAAAAGCAGATGAATGGGGAAATACCTATAACAAAGACACTTGGGATAAGCAATCAGGAAAAGATGCAACTGGCGGAAGCTACTGGTGGCAGCGTATTGTTCATTACACACTTTACAATAAATATCCAGCTGGAATTTCTCTTAAACCAGGTGTAAAGTTTTATTCGATGGACAAACGAAACAATTACTGGCCAATTCCGTATAGACTTGCTATTGAACCAAATATCAAAGGTCAGCTAAGCCAGAATTTTGGTTATGATGGATATGATGCAGGAGTTAAAGTTTGGGATAAATGGCAGGATGCTGTTGAAGATGAAAGTAAAATTTAA
- a CDS encoding class I SAM-dependent methyltransferase encodes MADNNKNKEHWETVYETKSPSEVSWTQEIPETSLNFIASLELTKEAQIIDVGGGDSKLVDHLLKLGYKNITVLDISAKAIERAQKRLGDQAQKVTWIISDITNFEPERTYAVWHDRAAFHFLTTQEETSKYLNIVQQAVNGFLIIGTFSENGPTKCSGLDIKQYSEQTLTKKFENKFEKISCITVNHITPNDKIQNFTFCSFKNKNTTLLSSI; translated from the coding sequence ATGGCAGATAATAATAAGAATAAGGAACATTGGGAAACCGTTTACGAAACCAAAAGCCCTAGTGAGGTAAGCTGGACACAAGAAATACCTGAAACTTCACTCAATTTTATTGCTTCTCTTGAGTTAACCAAAGAAGCTCAGATTATTGATGTGGGTGGTGGTGATAGTAAACTTGTAGATCATTTACTGAAACTAGGCTACAAGAATATTACTGTTCTGGACATTTCAGCAAAAGCAATTGAAAGAGCACAAAAACGTTTAGGAGACCAAGCGCAAAAAGTAACCTGGATAATAAGTGATATTACTAATTTCGAACCAGAAAGAACCTATGCTGTTTGGCATGATAGAGCAGCTTTTCATTTTTTGACAACACAAGAAGAAACTTCAAAATATCTGAATATTGTACAGCAGGCAGTAAATGGTTTCCTGATAATTGGAACGTTTTCAGAAAATGGCCCCACTAAATGTAGCGGACTTGATATTAAGCAATACTCAGAGCAGACTTTGACTAAAAAGTTTGAAAATAAATTTGAGAAAATCTCTTGTATTACCGTAAATCATATAACTCCTAATGACAAAATACAGAATTTTACATTTTGCAGTTTCAAAAACAAGAACACAACTCTTTTATCTTCTATTTAA